In Pajaroellobacter abortibovis, the following are encoded in one genomic region:
- a CDS encoding HEAT repeat domain-containing protein, producing the protein MVWWNFGKKKKENLPREGESARKEEALVARWRERVSDRRAQSYERQEAIEALARLGTPKAGIALLNRFTFTVDPSITDQEEKEAAFQGVIRIGKEVVTAVRGFGKKAESLAWGMKILKHLLSPDEYVQELLFFLGQWDTEYAKFVDPKVQLLTELENVKNPAIPKAVEPFLQDVHEPTRFHAVSALLAQENQSALFPLLSLLKVEESFRVKNKIVEGLARCQWLIPEEEREMVRTHLMHGYTLHEEGIITKA; encoded by the coding sequence ATGGTATGGTGGAATTTCGGTAAGAAAAAGAAAGAGAATCTTCCTCGAGAAGGGGAGAGCGCTCGCAAAGAAGAAGCTCTTGTTGCTCGTTGGCGGGAGCGTGTTAGCGATAGGAGGGCTCAGAGTTATGAGCGACAAGAAGCGATTGAAGCGCTGGCAAGATTGGGCACTCCAAAAGCAGGAATAGCACTTCTCAATCGATTTACCTTCACAGTGGATCCTTCTATTACAGATCAGGAAGAGAAGGAGGCTGCCTTTCAAGGGGTCATTCGGATTGGGAAAGAGGTTGTTACTGCAGTGAGGGGTTTTGGCAAAAAAGCGGAAAGTTTAGCCTGGGGGATGAAGATTTTAAAGCATCTTCTCTCGCCTGATGAATATGTGCAGGAACTTCTATTCTTTCTCGGGCAATGGGATACGGAGTACGCTAAGTTTGTTGATCCGAAGGTACAGCTCCTGACAGAGTTGGAGAATGTTAAAAATCCAGCAATCCCCAAGGCAGTGGAACCTTTCCTCCAAGACGTGCATGAACCTACCCGTTTTCATGCAGTCAGTGCACTGCTGGCGCAGGAAAATCAGAGTGCCCTTTTTCCCCTTCTTTCTCTGCTAAAAGTAGAGGAGAGTTTTCGGGTTAAAAATAAGATTGTCGAAGGACTAGCTCGCTGTCAGTGGCTCATCCCCGAAGAGGAAAGAGAAATGGTTCGTACGCACCTGATGCATGGTTATACTCTCCATGAAGAGGGCATCATCACCAAAGCGTGA
- a CDS encoding outer membrane beta-barrel domain-containing protein, producing the protein MKQAYRGFLFFTAFGLLASSALAQKKKVHAGHHRHHHNSPSVSEETPEKAKSEATESPSQDTTPPDSSPTTPAALETPPVGEQNLNNLCELDPASCPKESDLESLAKHQIQSEVYTVQQIYALRTYRLEIQPYWSFSLNDQFISHPGLGLALNFYVTHTLAFGLSGNLYQRADIDYDFNFQNRRATRTAVPLTEYQWNANANVIFVPIYGKFAGLRKFIFNYDIYMVAGAGSISTRPLPIMDPDNRNFPFKPKFAGNAGVGLRIFINRWFAATLEVRDYIYNEQLEALTVANTQTQQQNPNTWYGNTNLTNNIQAQLGISIFLPFNWDYRLPK; encoded by the coding sequence ATGAAGCAAGCTTATAGAGGTTTTCTCTTTTTTACAGCCTTCGGGCTGCTTGCCTCTTCTGCTTTGGCTCAAAAAAAGAAAGTCCATGCAGGACATCATCGCCATCACCATAATTCACCGAGCGTTTCTGAAGAGACTCCGGAAAAAGCGAAAAGTGAAGCAACCGAATCCCCCTCTCAAGACACGACTCCTCCTGATTCATCACCAACAACACCTGCTGCCCTCGAAACACCTCCTGTGGGAGAACAAAATCTCAACAATCTATGTGAGTTAGATCCTGCTTCGTGTCCAAAAGAAAGTGATTTAGAAAGCCTCGCAAAACACCAGATTCAGTCCGAGGTGTACACGGTTCAACAGATCTACGCACTGCGAACCTACCGGCTCGAGATCCAGCCTTACTGGTCATTCTCACTCAACGATCAATTTATCAGTCACCCAGGTCTTGGCCTTGCTCTTAACTTTTACGTTACACACACGCTTGCATTTGGATTAAGCGGCAATCTTTACCAAAGAGCTGACATCGACTACGATTTCAACTTTCAAAATAGACGTGCTACACGAACCGCCGTACCGCTCACAGAATATCAATGGAATGCAAATGCAAACGTGATCTTTGTGCCGATTTACGGAAAATTTGCTGGCTTAAGAAAATTTATTTTTAACTACGATATCTATATGGTTGCTGGAGCAGGTTCCATCTCCACTCGACCTCTTCCTATCATGGACCCCGATAACCGCAATTTTCCTTTTAAACCTAAGTTCGCAGGCAATGCGGGTGTAGGACTGCGCATCTTCATCAATCGATGGTTTGCAGCCACTTTAGAGGTTCGTGATTACATCTATAATGAACAGCTCGAGGCGCTCACGGTTGCAAACACCCAAACGCAACAACAAAATCCAAACACATGGTATGGCAATACTAATCTTACAAACAACATACAAGCTCAGTTAGGCATCAGCATTTTCTTGCCATTTAATTGGGACTATCGGTTGCCCAAATGA
- the ftsY gene encoding signal recognition particle-docking protein FtsY — MDTEYIALGVGALIAISSLSIPKFRQKTRTIRQVSPSAKREPPLKTKPEDMVYTQTTEVLSSQSQTNAIQAIRKGLTSARGVFFSRLSTLLASHRTIDADLLEKMEEIMLTSDVGVQTTQMLLSKLRKAVGQRVATDPDTIWAILCEEARHILSIDHPPLSIVAQPTVVLFVGVNGVGKTTSIGKLGAHFIQQGKKVLLVAGDTFRAAASEQLTIWSERIGAQVICGQPQTDPSSLIFKSIAEGKKSKTDLILIDTAGRLPTKVPLMDEMRKIHRTIAKAAEGASHETLLVLDATTGQNAIEQAKAFKDVANVTGIILTKLDGTAKGGILLRICHELHLPVFYIGLGEGVENLQPFHADDFVEALFGREPIRERAA, encoded by the coding sequence CCTATCGATACCGAAATTCAGACAGAAAACTCGGACTATTCGACAGGTTTCCCCCTCCGCAAAAAGAGAACCACCCCTCAAGACCAAACCAGAAGACATGGTCTACACACAGACCACGGAAGTACTTTCTTCACAATCCCAAACCAATGCGATCCAAGCGATAAGAAAAGGTCTCACTTCCGCTCGAGGAGTTTTTTTTAGTCGTCTTTCCACTTTGCTTGCCAGCCATCGCACGATTGACGCTGACCTCCTAGAAAAAATGGAAGAGATTATGCTTACTAGCGACGTAGGCGTTCAAACGACCCAAATGCTCTTAAGCAAGCTTCGTAAAGCAGTAGGACAAAGAGTAGCGACCGATCCAGATACAATATGGGCTATTTTATGCGAGGAAGCTCGCCACATTTTATCCATCGATCATCCCCCTCTTTCCATTGTTGCACAGCCTACCGTGGTTCTCTTTGTAGGAGTCAACGGAGTAGGTAAGACCACATCCATCGGAAAATTAGGAGCGCACTTCATTCAGCAAGGGAAAAAAGTTCTTCTTGTAGCAGGAGACACATTTCGAGCAGCCGCAAGTGAACAATTAACCATTTGGAGTGAGCGCATAGGGGCTCAAGTGATTTGTGGTCAGCCCCAAACCGATCCAAGCTCCCTTATTTTCAAAAGCATTGCAGAAGGCAAAAAGAGCAAGACTGACCTCATTTTGATCGACACAGCAGGGCGTCTACCCACGAAGGTCCCCCTCATGGACGAAATGCGCAAAATCCATCGGACAATTGCAAAAGCAGCCGAAGGCGCATCCCATGAAACCTTACTTGTGCTTGATGCGACAACTGGACAGAACGCAATCGAACAGGCCAAGGCGTTCAAAGACGTAGCGAACGTCACAGGAATCATTCTCACCAAGTTGGATGGTACAGCAAAGGGTGGGATTCTATTGCGAATCTGTCACGAGCTTCATCTTCCTGTATTTTACATTGGCTTGGGAGAAGGAGTAGAAAACTTACAACCGTTCCATGCAGATGATTTTGTGGAAGCCCTCTTTGGCCGAGAACCAATTAGAGAAAGAGCGGCTTGA